From Terriglobia bacterium, one genomic window encodes:
- a CDS encoding GNAT family N-acetyltransferase: MRTAAKSSAVIETERLLLRQLVPEDFEAIRRIHSDPEVMAIYGGVFTEQGTRDFIQRNIDRYAKDGVGFYAITLRDAGELIGCGGIIMQPTDQGIEPEIGYQVRRDQQGRGYATEMAQGCMQYAFEVLKADHIISLIRPDNMPSRRVAEKNGLVVDREFLWREQLHLVYQMTRDEWEKRLVSAV; the protein is encoded by the coding sequence ATGAGGACTGCGGCGAAATCGAGTGCAGTGATCGAGACTGAGCGCCTTCTGCTTCGGCAACTCGTGCCGGAGGACTTCGAGGCGATTCGGCGCATTCACTCCGATCCCGAGGTGATGGCGATCTATGGTGGCGTCTTCACGGAGCAAGGCACGCGCGACTTCATTCAGCGCAATATTGACCGATACGCAAAAGACGGCGTGGGTTTCTACGCGATCACATTGAGGGATGCGGGCGAGTTGATCGGGTGTGGTGGGATCATCATGCAGCCGACGGATCAAGGGATCGAGCCGGAGATTGGATACCAGGTTCGGCGCGATCAGCAGGGCCGAGGGTACGCGACGGAGATGGCACAAGGCTGCATGCAGTACGCGTTCGAGGTGCTCAAAGCCGATCACATCATTTCACTGATCCGGCCGGACAATATGCCGTCGCGGCGAGTGGCGGAAAAGAACGGCTTGGTAGTGGATCGAGAATTCTTGTGGCGGGAACAATTGCACCTGGTGTACCAGATGACGAGAGATGAATGGGAGAAAAGACTGGTGTCTGCCGTCTGA
- a CDS encoding histidine kinase, which translates to MKWLESVRFLQRLGAPASQAERERTEFVLAAARAILTLLSLLAIYIDPTDPAEYIWIANWMLIGWAAYSLGVLAWVRYGRLPRRGPMVLHTLDVLWPAVISVFTQGPNSPFFAYTVFALAAAAFRWGLPETLATAVAGIGLLDLQALVLTGGYPWEIEVLGAFDVNGLIIRCSYLLVLGLLIGYFGESEKERRAESVVLNRILRMAKPEQGLGISLHLALNEFLHIYKSRRAYVVMHDLARDRLFMWQADAELPPETQLHATEISPVQAQTYLLRNTVSTFFASRTEAGIQFVALQGSALKELDSIEFPSLSFDKGHADSVLSTSVELGHEWFARLYLIDARVGFNRTQELEFAERALRQMAPALYSVFLVRRLRKRAGALERARVARELHDGAIQSLISAEMQVDVLRRRAERDHGEMSADLEHIQYLLRREVLNLRELMQQMKPVDLSPEQLLDYMADLVDRFRRDTGISAQFTTELQDVPLSPHACRELVRIVQEGLVNVRKHSAAQHVLVRFARQNGAWKLTISDDGTGFGFDGRLTHQDLVNSARGPAIIKERVLNLGGELDLESHPGEGARLEITIPQKGHSVHG; encoded by the coding sequence GTGAAATGGCTAGAATCAGTTCGATTCCTGCAACGGCTGGGGGCTCCGGCCTCGCAGGCGGAACGCGAGCGCACTGAATTCGTCCTCGCGGCTGCTCGCGCCATCTTGACTCTGCTCTCGCTGCTGGCGATCTACATCGATCCCACGGACCCGGCGGAGTACATCTGGATCGCGAACTGGATGCTGATCGGCTGGGCGGCCTACAGCCTGGGAGTTCTTGCGTGGGTGCGCTACGGACGACTGCCCCGCCGCGGTCCCATGGTGCTGCACACGCTCGACGTTCTGTGGCCAGCGGTCATTTCGGTGTTCACGCAAGGCCCGAACAGCCCGTTCTTCGCGTACACGGTATTTGCACTGGCTGCCGCCGCGTTCCGCTGGGGCTTGCCGGAAACTCTCGCCACCGCGGTCGCAGGAATCGGGCTCCTGGATTTGCAGGCGCTCGTACTGACCGGCGGGTACCCCTGGGAGATTGAGGTCCTCGGCGCGTTCGACGTTAACGGCCTGATTATTCGCTGTTCGTACCTCCTGGTGCTGGGTCTACTCATCGGTTATTTCGGCGAGTCGGAGAAGGAGAGGCGCGCGGAATCGGTCGTGCTGAACCGAATTTTGCGCATGGCCAAGCCCGAGCAGGGACTCGGAATTTCCCTGCACCTGGCGTTGAACGAATTCCTGCATATCTACAAGTCGCGGCGTGCATATGTCGTGATGCACGATCTTGCGCGAGATCGGTTGTTCATGTGGCAGGCCGATGCAGAACTGCCCCCGGAAACCCAATTGCACGCAACCGAGATTTCACCGGTACAGGCGCAGACGTACCTGTTGAGAAACACTGTCAGCACTTTTTTCGCGTCGCGTACCGAGGCCGGCATTCAGTTCGTGGCGCTGCAAGGCAGCGCCCTGAAAGAATTGGATTCCATCGAGTTCCCTTCACTCTCTTTCGACAAGGGCCACGCCGACTCCGTTCTGTCGACCTCAGTGGAGTTAGGGCACGAATGGTTTGCACGTCTGTACCTGATCGATGCCCGCGTAGGTTTTAACCGCACCCAGGAACTCGAGTTTGCGGAAAGAGCGCTGCGCCAGATGGCACCGGCGTTGTACAGCGTCTTCCTGGTACGAAGGCTCCGAAAACGGGCGGGCGCGCTGGAGAGGGCAAGGGTGGCGCGCGAACTACACGATGGTGCCATCCAATCTCTGATTTCGGCGGAAATGCAGGTCGATGTTCTGCGCCGGCGCGCCGAACGCGACCATGGCGAAATGAGCGCTGACCTGGAGCACATTCAATACCTGCTCCGGCGAGAGGTGCTGAACCTACGCGAACTTATGCAGCAGATGAAGCCGGTCGATCTGAGTCCGGAACAGTTGCTCGATTACATGGCGGACCTTGTCGACCGCTTCCGTCGCGATACTGGCATTTCCGCGCAATTTACAACCGAGCTTCAGGATGTTCCACTTAGTCCGCATGCTTGCCGTGAGTTGGTTCGCATTGTGCAGGAAGGCCTTGTGAATGTGCGGAAGCATTCTGCCGCGCAACACGTGCTGGTGCGCTTCGCGAGGCAGAATGGGGCATGGAAGTTGACCATCTCCGACGACGGCACAGGATTTGGATTTGACGGGCGTCTGACTCACCAGGACCTGGTGAATTCCGCCCGCGGCCCCGCAATCATCAAAGAACGCGTGCTCAATCTTGGGGGGGAACTGGATCTCGAATCTCACCCCGGCGAGGGTGCGCGACTGGAAATTACTATTCCTCAGAAAGGACACTCAGTTCATGGATAG
- a CDS encoding OsmC family protein: protein MENSYSYRMTAYWILAKRGIVSAESVPQAIEFSTPPEFGGEAEMWSPETFFLAAVASCFVSTFRAISEYSKFDSVALDVTVDGKIEKEQGGFRFTELVVRPILTVATDEDTDKGLKLLLKSEAACLISRSLNSKISIEPLVQVSKLVEVK, encoded by the coding sequence ATGGAAAACAGCTATAGCTACCGCATGACCGCATACTGGATCCTCGCGAAACGGGGAATCGTTTCCGCCGAATCGGTTCCGCAGGCCATCGAGTTCTCCACTCCACCCGAGTTTGGTGGCGAAGCGGAGATGTGGTCGCCGGAAACTTTCTTCCTTGCCGCAGTGGCCTCCTGCTTCGTGTCCACCTTCCGCGCGATTTCCGAGTACTCAAAATTCGACAGTGTCGCCCTCGACGTCACGGTGGACGGCAAAATCGAGAAAGAACAAGGCGGCTTCCGCTTCACAGAACTAGTCGTTCGTCCGATACTGACCGTCGCAACCGACGAAGACACGGATAAGGGCCTGAAACTGCTTCTGAAGAGCGAAGCGGCCTGCCTTATCTCACGCAGCCTAAACTCGAAAATTTCCATCGAACCGCTGGTGCAGGTGAGCAAGCTCGTAGAAGTAAAATAG
- a CDS encoding helix-turn-helix transcriptional regulator — protein sequence MTKRKGKGAYMISVVAEMYDIHPQTLRLYEREGLLKPSRSEGNTRLYTEEDLKRLEFILSLARDLGVNIAGIGIILNMRERIEQMQQQMQDFVQYVQQEVWSRAQAQIPKDDAIVPMRRPVVIPPKKEKR from the coding sequence ATGACGAAACGCAAAGGCAAAGGCGCTTACATGATCTCGGTGGTGGCGGAGATGTACGACATCCATCCGCAGACGCTGCGGCTCTACGAGCGTGAAGGACTGCTGAAGCCGTCGCGCAGTGAGGGGAATACGCGGCTGTATACCGAAGAAGATCTGAAGCGGCTGGAATTCATTCTCTCTCTGGCGCGCGACCTCGGAGTCAACATCGCGGGGATCGGCATCATTCTGAATATGCGCGAGCGCATCGAGCAGATGCAGCAGCAGATGCAGGATTTCGTTCAATACGTTCAGCAGGAAGTGTGGTCGCGGGCTCAGGCGCAGATACCGAAAGACGATGCCATTGTGCCGATGAGGCGGCCGGTGGTGATTCCTCCGAAGAAAGAGAAACGGTAG
- a CDS encoding SRPBCC family protein, protein MKRKHFWTGVAVGTAATLGGAWALGLVGRGGHSRIIRMEKSIQIGRRLEDVFETWCDLESLPRFTSLLRNVRRSGDRSSWVAEVSGLPIEWDAEIVQVIPNESLGWRSVEGVRHSGRVTFSRIGDQTLVHIQMNYAPRLWFLRPVLSPAVGIMEGYIEQALRDFKTALESGRGRSAAPKEPTEPTQATGTYGPTAQNPRFGTPTIPVEFTAPPESKR, encoded by the coding sequence ATGAAGCGGAAGCACTTCTGGACGGGGGTTGCGGTGGGAACGGCTGCCACACTGGGCGGCGCCTGGGCGCTGGGGTTGGTTGGACGTGGTGGACACAGCCGAATTATCCGCATGGAGAAGAGCATTCAGATTGGACGACGATTGGAAGACGTTTTTGAGACTTGGTGCGACCTGGAATCTCTGCCCCGCTTCACTTCTCTGCTGCGAAACGTGCGCCGTTCGGGCGATCGTTCCTCCTGGGTTGCCGAAGTGAGTGGCCTCCCAATTGAGTGGGACGCCGAGATTGTCCAGGTAATCCCCAACGAGTCACTTGGGTGGAGATCGGTCGAGGGCGTGCGTCACAGCGGGCGCGTGACGTTCTCGCGGATCGGCGACCAGACACTCGTTCACATTCAGATGAATTATGCGCCGCGGCTCTGGTTCCTTCGTCCGGTACTTTCTCCGGCAGTCGGCATAATGGAGGGTTACATCGAGCAGGCGCTGCGCGACTTCAAGACGGCACTCGAGAGCGGCCGCGGGAGATCTGCGGCACCGAAGGAGCCGACCGAACCCACGCAGGCAACTGGGACGTACGGGCCGACGGCACAGAATCCGCGGTTCGGGACGCCAACGATACCGGTCGAGTTCACCGCACCGCCGGAGTCGAAGCGCTGA
- a CDS encoding TIGR04053 family radical SAM/SPASM domain-containing protein, translated as MDLRVDFDERPFIVIWETTQACDLACVHCRACAQPFRSSHELTTDEAKRMIDEIAAMQVPLFVMTGGDPLKRPDIYELVDYAAKLGVRPSLTPSATPLLTRAAVAKLEDSGLARLAISLDGPTAEIHDSFRRVPGSFQWTLDAVQYAHELGLPVQINTTITRHNLQYLDDMIALMEKLGIVLWSVFFLVPTGRGQSVDLISAEEFEQVFQKLYETSQRVLFDIKSTEAQHYRRYLLQRRTELRRQGAIPGDKMPHFLGVGSADGIGRAPKGINDGKGFVFISHLGEVFPSGFLPVSAGNVRRESLAALYRNSPLFKALRDTANLDGKCGRCEFREVCGGSRARAYALTGDIFAEEPCCVYQPKRQAEDTESVLARRAELKKLIAGSYGLTQISM; from the coding sequence ATGGATCTCAGGGTTGATTTTGATGAACGGCCCTTTATCGTGATATGGGAAACCACCCAGGCATGCGATCTGGCGTGCGTCCATTGCCGCGCTTGCGCGCAACCTTTTCGAAGCTCCCACGAACTGACTACCGACGAAGCCAAGCGAATGATCGATGAGATCGCCGCCATGCAGGTACCGTTGTTTGTCATGACGGGCGGCGATCCTCTAAAGCGCCCTGACATTTACGAACTCGTGGACTATGCGGCCAAACTGGGCGTCCGTCCATCGCTGACCCCCAGTGCAACGCCTCTGCTGACGCGCGCCGCTGTCGCGAAACTTGAGGATTCCGGACTTGCCCGTCTCGCGATCTCACTCGACGGGCCAACCGCCGAGATTCACGATAGCTTCCGGCGTGTCCCCGGATCGTTCCAATGGACACTAGATGCCGTGCAGTATGCGCATGAACTCGGTCTTCCTGTGCAGATCAACACGACCATCACGCGCCACAACCTGCAGTACCTCGATGACATGATTGCTCTCATGGAAAAGCTGGGCATCGTGCTGTGGAGCGTGTTTTTCCTCGTTCCCACCGGTCGCGGACAAAGCGTCGACCTGATCTCGGCCGAGGAGTTCGAACAGGTGTTCCAGAAGCTCTACGAAACCTCGCAGCGTGTGTTGTTTGACATCAAGAGCACGGAAGCACAGCACTATCGCCGGTACCTGCTTCAAAGGCGCACCGAACTGCGCAGACAGGGCGCAATCCCGGGCGACAAAATGCCACATTTCCTCGGAGTGGGAAGCGCCGACGGAATCGGCCGCGCTCCCAAGGGAATCAATGACGGGAAGGGATTCGTTTTCATCTCTCACCTGGGAGAGGTCTTCCCGAGCGGTTTCCTGCCGGTTTCAGCCGGAAACGTTCGCCGCGAATCCCTTGCAGCCCTCTACCGGAATTCGCCGTTGTTCAAGGCTTTGCGGGATACTGCTAATTTGGACGGCAAGTGCGGCCGCTGCGAGTTCAGGGAAGTATGCGGCGGCTCCCGGGCGAGAGCCTACGCGCTCACTGGCGACATCTTCGCCGAAGAGCCGTGCTGCGTTTATCAACCCAAGCGCCAGGCAGAGGACACCGAGAGTGTCCTTGCGCGACGCGCAGAACTGAAGAAGCTGATTGCAGGCAGCTACGGATTGACGCAAATCTCAATGTAA
- a CDS encoding SDR family oxidoreductase has protein sequence MPSKTQRTRTARSEKNGEQPKHGKIREFPRRHAQEEQPKPPFPKQKQQRPGIEAEIEPRPRYKGPEYRPAGKLNGKVALITGGDSGIGRAVAVLYAKEGADVAIVYLPEEQRDADETRAAIEREGRACLLTPGDVTDPKFCRNAVERTIKEFGKLDILVNNAAYQEHQQKPEDVSDEQWDRTFKTNIYGYFRMAKAALKHLKRGGVIINTGSETGLEGNKRLLDYSATKGAIHAFTKSLAQMLVERGIRVNCVAPGPVWTPLNVADKEPEQVSEHGKKTPMQRPAQPEEIAPSYVFFASDADSSYITGEVLTLLGGQTMAA, from the coding sequence ATGCCCAGCAAAACGCAGCGCACAAGAACTGCACGATCAGAGAAGAATGGCGAACAGCCGAAGCATGGGAAAATTCGCGAGTTTCCGAGGCGACACGCGCAAGAAGAGCAGCCGAAGCCACCCTTTCCAAAGCAGAAACAGCAGCGGCCCGGGATTGAAGCGGAGATCGAGCCGCGACCGAGGTACAAGGGCCCGGAGTACCGCCCGGCAGGCAAACTGAATGGCAAGGTTGCGCTGATCACCGGCGGAGACTCAGGAATCGGCCGCGCGGTAGCAGTTCTATACGCAAAGGAAGGCGCCGATGTCGCGATCGTCTACCTTCCCGAGGAGCAGCGGGATGCCGACGAAACCCGCGCGGCCATCGAGCGAGAAGGTCGCGCCTGTTTGCTTACTCCCGGCGATGTCACGGATCCAAAATTCTGCCGCAATGCCGTCGAGCGTACCATCAAGGAGTTCGGCAAGCTCGATATCCTCGTTAACAACGCGGCCTACCAGGAGCACCAGCAGAAGCCGGAAGACGTCAGCGACGAGCAGTGGGACCGCACGTTCAAGACCAATATCTACGGCTACTTCCGCATGGCGAAGGCCGCCCTGAAGCACCTCAAACGCGGCGGCGTGATCATCAATACGGGATCGGAAACAGGACTGGAAGGGAACAAGCGCCTGTTGGATTACTCAGCCACAAAGGGGGCTATCCACGCTTTCACGAAATCACTGGCGCAGATGCTTGTCGAGCGTGGAATTCGCGTCAATTGCGTCGCCCCCGGTCCCGTCTGGACCCCGCTCAACGTTGCCGACAAGGAGCCGGAACAGGTTTCGGAGCACGGAAAAAAAACGCCGATGCAACGTCCTGCCCAACCGGAAGAAATTGCCCCATCATACGTGTTCTTCGCCTCAGATGCGGATTCCAGCTACATCACTGGCGAGGTGCTGACGTTGTTGGGTGGCCAAACGATGGCGGCATAA
- a CDS encoding J domain-containing protein gives MAAQTKNYYEILGVKKSASAEEIRKAFRKLARKYHPDVNPGNKSAEEKFKELSEANDVLSDPKKRKIYDQLGYYSDNIDPAAAEAYARAGQGRGPGFGAGGFGGYSGGFPGGGGQQEVHYDFSDFDFGGAQGTQGGGSIRDIFSGIFSGGGFGRAREPQGPMPGTDVEYEVHVPFWQAIRGGTMKLNIQRPGARGMETEPTEFRIKAGTREGQRIRLAGRGNPGQRGASAGDLYMIVRVDPHPVFRREGDDIYVTVPVMPWEAAVGAKVEVPTIDGRSMLRIPPGTQSGQKLRLREKGVKSATKDGAVGDEIVEVKIVAPQVPNVEAKELWHKLEKLHPENPRDELFKKI, from the coding sequence ATGGCTGCGCAAACCAAGAATTACTACGAGATTCTGGGTGTGAAGAAGAGCGCGTCGGCGGAGGAAATCCGCAAGGCATTTCGCAAACTCGCGCGCAAGTACCATCCCGACGTCAATCCTGGCAACAAATCGGCGGAAGAGAAGTTCAAGGAACTCTCAGAAGCCAATGATGTGTTGAGCGATCCGAAGAAGCGCAAGATCTACGATCAGCTTGGGTATTACTCGGACAACATTGATCCAGCGGCAGCCGAGGCATACGCGCGTGCTGGACAGGGGCGAGGGCCCGGTTTCGGCGCCGGCGGATTCGGCGGCTACTCGGGCGGATTTCCGGGTGGGGGCGGCCAGCAGGAAGTCCACTACGATTTCAGCGATTTCGATTTTGGTGGCGCGCAAGGTACGCAGGGCGGTGGCAGTATCCGCGACATCTTCTCCGGAATTTTCTCCGGCGGGGGATTCGGCCGCGCGAGAGAACCTCAGGGGCCGATGCCCGGAACGGATGTCGAATATGAAGTGCACGTGCCATTCTGGCAGGCGATTCGCGGCGGCACGATGAAGCTGAATATCCAGCGGCCGGGCGCGCGCGGCATGGAGACGGAACCGACCGAGTTCCGGATCAAGGCGGGAACGCGTGAGGGCCAAAGAATACGATTGGCCGGACGCGGGAATCCCGGCCAGAGAGGTGCCTCTGCCGGCGACCTGTACATGATCGTGCGTGTCGACCCGCACCCGGTGTTCCGGCGTGAGGGCGACGACATTTACGTCACGGTGCCGGTGATGCCTTGGGAGGCAGCGGTGGGAGCCAAGGTAGAGGTGCCAACGATCGACGGACGCTCAATGCTACGCATTCCGCCGGGCACGCAGAGCGGACAGAAGCTGCGCTTGCGCGAGAAGGGCGTGAAATCGGCGACGAAAGACGGTGCCGTTGGCGACGAAATCGTTGAGGTGAAGATCGTTGCGCCGCAGGTGCCGAATGTGGAAGCGAAGGAGCTGTGGCACAAGTTGGAGAAACTACATCCGGAGAATCCGAGAGACGAGTTGTTTAAGAAGATCTAA
- a CDS encoding ferritin family protein has translation MKRAFSTLSVQEALHVAIFIEERNASLYHRFAEMFVEFRDLESLEIAGVFWDMAVEENRHSTRLQELYTERFGTSSCAVTEEDIMDMIEVPRLEDGNVLGGDPRDVSSARERALQVALVAEQNARKYYAGLAEHTPDSKLRRLYQELAEFETDHVEFLERKLARTAAGNDMKS, from the coding sequence ATGAAGCGAGCATTTTCGACGCTATCGGTACAGGAAGCCTTGCACGTCGCCATCTTTATCGAAGAGCGCAATGCCAGCTTGTATCACCGGTTTGCGGAAATGTTTGTGGAGTTTCGCGATTTGGAGTCGCTGGAGATTGCGGGAGTCTTCTGGGACATGGCGGTGGAGGAGAACCGCCACAGCACGCGGCTGCAGGAACTGTATACCGAGCGCTTCGGGACATCCTCGTGCGCGGTCACGGAAGAAGACATTATGGACATGATCGAGGTTCCGCGACTGGAAGACGGCAATGTTCTCGGCGGCGATCCTCGGGATGTCAGCTCGGCCCGCGAGCGCGCGCTGCAGGTGGCGCTGGTGGCGGAGCAGAATGCGCGCAAGTACTATGCAGGGCTCGCCGAACACACACCAGACTCGAAGTTGCGTAGGCTGTACCAGGAGCTGGCAGAATTTGAGACCGACCATGTCGAATTCCTGGAGCGCAAGCTTGCGCGGACTGCTGCTGGAAACGACATGAAGAGCTGA
- a CDS encoding response regulator transcription factor gives MDSRKTRILIADDHTIFRDGLRRLLESEPEFQVTGEAGDGVEALQLAQQLKPDILLLDLAMPRMPGLETLRELATQGSPVRTILLTAAIEKRQIVEALQMGARGVIMKDAATTLLMKGIRTVMNGQFWVGREAVSDMVTYLREKAAQQPPPPAKAYGLTKRELEILSTIVSGLSNKEIAQKFSLSEDTVKHHLTNIFDKVGVSSRLELALFAINHRLVEPA, from the coding sequence ATGGATAGCCGCAAGACGCGTATCCTGATCGCCGACGACCACACGATATTTCGTGATGGTTTGCGACGTTTACTGGAGTCTGAACCGGAGTTTCAAGTCACGGGTGAAGCAGGTGATGGTGTCGAGGCCCTGCAACTCGCTCAACAACTCAAGCCCGACATTTTACTTCTCGATCTCGCCATGCCTCGCATGCCGGGACTCGAAACCCTGCGAGAGTTGGCCACGCAGGGCTCTCCCGTCAGGACAATTCTTCTGACGGCCGCCATTGAAAAAAGACAAATTGTGGAAGCCCTGCAGATGGGTGCGCGCGGCGTCATCATGAAAGACGCAGCCACGACCCTGCTGATGAAGGGAATCCGCACAGTCATGAACGGGCAGTTCTGGGTTGGACGCGAAGCGGTCTCCGACATGGTGACCTACCTTCGCGAAAAGGCGGCGCAGCAGCCACCGCCGCCCGCCAAGGCGTACGGGCTCACCAAGCGGGAGCTTGAGATTCTGTCGACGATTGTTTCCGGACTGAGCAACAAGGAAATCGCGCAGAAGTTCTCGCTCAGTGAAGATACAGTCAAGCACCACCTGACGAATATCTTCGACAAGGTTGGAGTGTCAAGCCGTCTGGAGTTGGCGCTGTTCGCCATCAATCACAGACTGGTCGAACCGGCATAA
- a CDS encoding DUF4142 domain-containing protein: MSCQLLAGQQTTLEANQIILCRFYSQRRAFMQKRVLALATILAVVLTSAGCALARDTASPNTNAAQAQRDHRESEATAAMSGYNGTKSTETNPHAQLTQQEKKFLLIAAQDGKDQVAIGKVIERKSHDNAVKRFAQRMVQDHGEINKELRSLVRKKNYEIPNQMNAQGIALQTELEALSGRELNKTYLRTIIEQRADALKEFEIASQNAIHPAVKQFASKTLRTLKSQLQEARWLASKEGVNMNQDVESAEK; encoded by the coding sequence GTGAGTTGCCAGCTTTTGGCAGGACAACAAACGACACTCGAAGCAAATCAAATCATATTGTGTCGCTTTTATAGCCAGAGGAGAGCATTCATGCAAAAGAGAGTTCTAGCATTGGCCACGATTTTGGCTGTTGTTCTGACATCGGCAGGTTGTGCCCTTGCACGAGACACTGCTTCGCCAAATACGAATGCTGCACAGGCGCAGAGGGATCACCGGGAAAGCGAAGCGACAGCCGCTATGAGCGGCTATAACGGAACCAAATCAACCGAGACCAATCCCCACGCTCAGCTTACGCAGCAGGAGAAAAAATTCCTGCTGATAGCCGCGCAGGACGGAAAAGACCAGGTTGCGATTGGCAAGGTGATTGAACGGAAGAGCCACGACAACGCCGTTAAGCGTTTTGCCCAGCGTATGGTGCAGGACCATGGTGAGATTAACAAAGAGCTACGTTCCCTTGTGCGAAAGAAGAATTACGAGATTCCGAATCAGATGAATGCACAGGGTATTGCATTGCAGACGGAGTTGGAAGCGCTTTCCGGCCGCGAACTCAACAAGACCTATCTCAGGACTATCATCGAACAGCGCGCCGACGCGCTGAAGGAGTTCGAGATCGCCAGTCAGAATGCAATTCATCCTGCGGTCAAGCAGTTCGCCTCAAAAACCCTGCGAACGCTAAAAAGTCAGCTCCAGGAGGCAAGGTGGCTTGCATCGAAAGAAGGAGTCAATATGAACCAGGACGTTGAATCGGCGGAGAAGTGA